One Brassica napus cultivar Da-Ae chromosome A1, Da-Ae, whole genome shotgun sequence genomic region harbors:
- the LOC106356629 gene encoding probable 6-phosphogluconolactonase 2 yields the protein MAPAKKIVFKTKHELAVELAKYTANLSSKFCKERGIFTVVLSGGDLISWLWKLLEPPYADSIEWSKWHIFWVDERVCGWDDADSNYKLAYDGFLSKVPVPAENIYAIDKGLGAEGNAELAAERYEECLKEKVNKNIIRTYKSSGFPQFDLQLLGMGPDGHMASLFPGHDQINEKVKWVTFITDSPKPPPKRITFTLPVINCASYNVMAVCDKEQADSVAAALTHTKDVPAGRLTADVEVVWFLDQAAASKLKGWCSIL from the exons ATGGCTCCGGCGAAGAAGATAGTATTCAAAACAAAGCATGAATTGGCGGTGGAGCTGGCCAAATACACAGCGAATCTCTCCTCGAAATTCTGCAAAGAAAGAGGAATCTTCACCGTTGTTCTCTCCGGCGGCGACCTCATCTCCTGGCTTTG GAAATTGTTGGAACCTCCTTATGCTGATTCAATTGAATGGTCTAAGTGGCACATTTTTTGGGTCGATGAGAGGGTTTGTGGTTGGGATGATGCCGATAGCAACTATAAACTCGCATACGACGGTTTTCTCTCCAAG GTTCCTGTTCCGGCCGAGAACATCTATGCCATCGACAAAGGGCTCGGAGCTGAAGGCAATGCCGAGCTCGCAGCCGAACGGTATGAGGAATGCCTCAAAGAAAAGGTGAACAAAAACATAATCCGAACATACAAATCCTCGGGTTTCCCACAATTTGATCTCCAGCTTCTAGGAATGGGACCAGACGGTCACATGGCGTCTTTGTTCCCGGGACATGATCAAATCAATGAAAAAGTGAAATGGGTTACATTTATTACCGATTCACCAAAACCCCCACCAAAAAGGATCACTTTTACTCTACCGGTTATCAATTGTGCTTCATACAATGTTATGGCCGTATGTGATAAAGAACAAGCCGATTCGGTTGCGGCTGCTCTTACTCATACCAAAGATGTACCAGCTGGTAGACTAACAGCGGATGTTGAAGTGGTCTGGTTCCTTGACCAAGCAGCTGCGTCTAAACTCAAAGGCTGGTGCTCTATCCTTTGA